CTGTCTTTTTGACAGTTTCGGCAACTACTTGAATAGATTCGCCTTTTACCTTTTCCAGTGCACGTTTTACAACACCAGGTCCAGAAACACCAACATTAATCACAACATCGGCTTCACTAACACCATGAAAAGCACCAGCCATGAAAGGATTATCTTCGACAGCATTTGCAAAAATAACTAGCTTAGCATTAGCTGTGTCAGATTTTTCAGAAATACCTTTAACAGTTTCGCCCATCAATTTAATTGCATCAAGGTTTATACCTGCTTTAGTTGAACCAATATTAACACTCGACATCACTAAATCGGTTTCTGTAAGCGCACGAGGTAGCGATTTAATTAATGCCAAATCTCCATTGGCAAAACCTTTTTGGACCAATGCTGAATAACCACCAATGAAATCAACACCCACCGCTTTAGCCGCATCATCCAAGGCATGTGCGTAATAAAGCATATCATCGGGTGTTGCATGACCTGCAATCAACGCAATTGGCGTTACACTGATACGTTTGTTTGTAATTGGAATACCGTATTCACGTTCAATTTGCTCAGCAACTTTTATTAAGTCCTTTGCATATGTTGTAACTTTCTTATATATGTTTTTTGCAGTTTGTTGTGGATCACCTGCGACTGTGTCGAGCAACGAAATACCCATTGTAACTGTGCGGATATCAAGATGTTCTTCCTCGACCATGTTGATTGTTTCTTGTATTTGCTTTGTTTCCATGACTTCTCCAGATGATTCAATTCGTAAGTTCTTTATTATGTTAGCTACAAATATTAAACTCTACTCATCGCATCAAATATTTCTTCACGTTGCGTATGAATGGTAACGCCTAAATCAGTCCCTAACTTATTCAAATCATCTTGCAACACGTTGAATTGCCCTTCTAATTCTTCTAAATTAATTAACATACTCATCGTGAAAATATCACTCATAATCGTTTGAGAAACATCTAAAATGTTGATGTTGTGATCCGCTAACGTGTTAGCCACCCCAGCAATAATTCCTGGTTTATCTTTACCAACAACTGTTACAACTGCTTTACTCATAGTCATACAAATTCTCCATTAAAATTTACTTACAATATTATACCAGATTATACAGCAAACTATCTCGCAAAAACGAATAATTAATAGTACAAACCATTTTTTATTCGTTTTATCATCTGATTATTATACTGTTAAATCACCAGTTAAAACGATTAACAAAAAATATCAGTTCAAGTGATTACCCGTTTTTATTTTGTTCGGCAGACACATATCAAGTCCACGCTTAAAAATTAAAATATTTCACCACTAAATTCAATCTTTGGCGTAGCATCAAAGTCGTAAGTCTCCAAATCTGAGATATCAGTGATATAAGCCGTTAACGGCATTCCCATCATTAGATTTACCGCACCAGCTTTTTCTTTAACAACAATAACCGGAATGTTTTTCGCTACTGCGTAGCCAAACTCCCAAGCAGTTCCAGGATCTACTTCTTGCCCTACATAATCAATAACGGCTACCATAACGTCAGCTTGGTTAATTGCCTCAATATCACCGTTGTAGGTTGCAACACGCCACTCCGGACCAAACATTTCAAATTCTTCGTGTTGGTGTTCGCGTGGTGAAAAAACAGAACTTAATGTTTTATTAGCCGCTAAAGCTTTTTCAACACGTTCAACACGCTCAATTTGCTCTTTATCGAAGAATGGACTCGCAAGGTAAACTTTTTTTGACATTTTTAACTCCAATATTATTTAATGCTATTAGTATAACACACCTTCTGGTGAGATTAATCGACCTAAAGACATAAAGACTTCTAAAGGAATGCCGTTTCGCAAAACAACTATACAAATGACTTCTTAGTAGTTCTTTTATACTTGAAACAGACAATAATTTTAGATATAATAATGTTGCAAGCACTTAACTATAATGGTGATGCCGTGCCGGGACACGCTTCATCGGTTAAGCGCTTTTTCTTTTTCAAAATAAGGGGGCTAAGAAAATGATATTCTTGTTTATCATTTTATTTTTATTAAGTATATTGCTTGTAAGTTTTACGATACAAAATAAGCAGAGATATGGGACGTTTCTAGTACCACTTATATTCTCCATATTGTGTATTGGTGGTACAATCTTTTCTGGTTTTCAATTGCCGTCAGCAATACAAAAGATACAACAAAATAACGACGCGCAG
The Leuconostoc suionicum genome window above contains:
- a CDS encoding PFL family protein; protein product: METKQIQETINMVEEEHLDIRTVTMGISLLDTVAGDPQQTAKNIYKKVTTYAKDLIKVAEQIEREYGIPITNKRISVTPIALIAGHATPDDMLYYAHALDDAAKAVGVDFIGGYSALVQKGFANGDLALIKSLPRALTETDLVMSSVNIGSTKAGINLDAIKLMGETVKGISEKSDTANAKLVIFANAVEDNPFMAGAFHGVSEADVVINVGVSGPGVVKRALEKVKGESIQVVAETVKKTAFKITRVGQMVGALAAERLGVEFGIVDLSLAPTPARGDSVAEVLEEIGLEQVGTHGTTAALMLLNDAVKKGGVMASQRVGGLSGAFIPVSEDAGMIDAAKEGTLTLSKLEAMTAVCSVGLDMIAIPGDTSATTISAMIADEAAIGVQNNKTTAVRILPTLGTKVGDMVDYGGLLGTAPVMPVVEKSSADFINRGGHIPAPIHSFKN
- a CDS encoding ACT domain-containing protein is translated as MSKAVVTVVGKDKPGIIAGVANTLADHNINILDVSQTIMSDIFTMSMLINLEELEGQFNVLQDDLNKLGTDLGVTIHTQREEIFDAMSRV
- a CDS encoding nucleoside 2-deoxyribosyltransferase produces the protein MSKKVYLASPFFDKEQIERVERVEKALAANKTLSSVFSPREHQHEEFEMFGPEWRVATYNGDIEAINQADVMVAVIDYVGQEVDPGTAWEFGYAVAKNIPVIVVKEKAGAVNLMMGMPLTAYITDISDLETYDFDATPKIEFSGEIF